In Brassica rapa cultivar Chiifu-401-42 chromosome A06, CAAS_Brap_v3.01, whole genome shotgun sequence, a single window of DNA contains:
- the LOC103827595 gene encoding uncharacterized protein LOC103827595, with protein sequence MGDHFVLFMDRLITEATIEEAIHNRNRMLQANAPVEEECIRVLDEKTLEKLRNGDLSMVLCRICHDEDLDSNMETPCSCSGSLKYAHRRCVQRWCNEKGNTNCEICHQGFKPDYTAPAPLLELGHVPLHFRGNWAISQREHPRFITVVPADPTFIHDHHHHHQYPLSSTTSFICCRSLVLIFMALLILRHTLPLVLTGSNLHVFPLFMLLFLRILGIMLPIYVVTKAVATCRRHSQNFETSDSEDSSDEEAELWRLPQTQSYIIGVP encoded by the exons ATGGGAGATCATTTCGTGCTGTTTATGGATCGGTTGATAACAGAAGCCACGATTGAGGAAGCGATTCATAACAGGAACCGTATGTTGCAAGCCAACGCACCTGTCGAGGAGGAATGTATTAGAGTCCTCGATGAGAAAACACTTGAGAAGCTGCGTAACGGAGATTTGTCGATGGTGCTGTGTAGGATTTGTCACGATGAGGATTTGGATTCTAACATGGAGACTCCTTGTTCTTGCAGCGGCAGCTTGAAG TATGCACATAGGAGGTGTGTGCAGAGATGGTGTAACGAGAAAGGAAACACCAACTGCGAGATTTGCCATCAG GGATTCAAGCCTGATTATACAGCGCCAGCTCCTTTGTTAGAGTTGGGACATGTTCCTCTTCATTTCAGGGGAAACTGGGCAATATCTCAACGTGAGCATCCTCGTTTCATCACAGTTGTACCTGCTGATCCCACTTTCATCCacgatcatcatcatcatcatcaatatcCTCTTTCTTCCACCACAAGCTTCATCTGTTGCCGTTCCCTTGTTCTCATC TTTATGGCTCTTCTGATTCTCCGACACACACTTCCCTTAGTCCTTACCGGATCAAACCTCCATGTCTTCCCTTTGTTCATG ttgttGTTTCTGAGGATACTCGGGATCATGCTACCCATCTATGTCGTCACCAAAGCAGTCGCCACCTGCCGCCGCCACTCTCAGAACTTTGAAACCTCTGACTCTGAAGATTCATCTGATGAAGAAGCAGAGTTGTGGCGTTTGCCTCAAACGCAATCTTACATTATAGGCGTGCCATGA
- the LOC103827861 gene encoding nuclear poly(A) polymerase 1, which produces MNKVKSMASRQQNRQIRYGITEPISLVGPTELDVIKTKALENYLQDAGLYESNEEALRREEVLGRLDEIVKTWIKKISRDKGLSDETVEQANAKIFTFGSYRLKVHGPGADIDTLCVGPRYATRENGFFGELHRMLSELPEVTELHSVPDAYVPLMGFKLNGVSIDLLYAKLPLWIIPEDLDLSQDSILQNADEQTVRSLNGCRVTDKIFRLVPNIQSFRTTLRCIRFWAKKRGVYSNVSGFLGGINWALLVARICQLYPNASPNMLVSRFFRVYTQWRWPNPILLCSIDEDEGSSLGLQVWDPRRNPKDLLHKMPIITPAYPCMNSSYNVSASTLRIMTGEFQRGRDVCAAMEAEQWDTLFEPFGFFEAYKNYLQINISASNVEDLKKWRGWVESRFRQLTLVIERHTYDMLQCHPHPHGFQDDSRPLQCSLFMGLQRKEGVEAGGGEPFDIRRTIEEFKQTVYGYMLWVHGMEVSVSHVMRRSIPSFVFPCGVRPLGNLKRTRDSKSSSEQRVSSTVSSSSTITSCERRGGKKRKLGGDETLTDQLRNSKRVAVSVHVENGEDGSPNSSAGSICSAPMKVGESHPVEKIDIPQDSHSQESEEVEDNFGFRNQVSSKDAFSKGAVEVEELEDVPMQRPVVMPKASVQLRKPIIKLNFTSLSMTNAKNLRAC; this is translated from the coding sequence ATGAACAAAGTAAAATCGATGGCTAGTCGCCAACAAAACAGACAAATTAGATACGGTATTACAGAACCTATCTCTTTAGTAGGACCAACGGAGCTTGACGTTATCAAGACAAAAGCCCTAGAGAACTACTTGCAAGACGCTGGATTATACGAAAGCAACGAGGAAGCTCTTAGAAGAGAAGAAGTTCTTGGGAGACTAGACGAGATTGTCAAAACatggattaaaaaaataagCCGTGACAAAGGGTTAAGCGATGAGACGGTTGAACAAGCGAACGCCAAGATATTCACCTTCGGTTCTTATAGGTTAAAAGTACATGGACCTGGTGCTGATATCGACACTCTATGCGTTGGTCCAAGATACGCTACAAGAGAGAATGGTTTCTTTGGAGAGTTACATAGAATGCTTTCGGAGTTGCCTGAAGTGACAGAGCTCCACTCTGTGCCTGATGCTTATGTTCCTTTAATGGGTTTCAAACTTAATGGTGTCTCTATTGATCTCCTCTACGCAAAGCTCCCTTTGTGGATTATCCCCGAGGACTTGGATCTATCGCAAGATTCTATTCTACAGAACGCTGATGAGCAAACTGTTCGAAGCCTCAACGGTTGTAGAGTTACTGACAAGATCTTTCGTCTGGTTCCTAACATTCAGAGTTTCAGGACGACGTTGAGATGCATTAGGTTTTGGGCTAAGAAGCGTGGTGTATACTCTAACGTATCTGGCTTTCTTGGTGGTATAAACTGGGCGTTGCTTGTAGCTAGGATCTGTCAGCTTTATCCTAACGCATCACCAAACATGTTGGTGTCTCGGTTCTTTAGAGTCTACACTCAATGGCGTTGGCCCAATCCTATTCTTCTTTGCTCTATAGATGAAGACGAAGGATCATCATTAGGTCTTCAAGTTTGGGATCCTAGAAGAAACCCTAAAGACTTGCTGCACAAGATGCCTATCATTACTCCTGCTTATCCTTGTATGAACTCAAGTTACAACGTCTCCGCGAGTACACTGAGGATTATGACAGGAGAGTTTCAGAGAGGGAGAGATGTATGCGCGGCTATGGAAGCTGAACAATGGGATACTCTTTTTGAGCCGTTTGGGTTCTTTGAAGCGTATAAGAACTATCTTCAGATCAACATCTCTGCTTCTAACGTGGAGGATTTGAAAAAGTGGAGAGGATGGGTTGAGTCACGTTTCAGACAGCTTACGTTGGTGATTGAGAGACATACTTACGACATGCTTCAGTGCCACCCTCATCCACATGGCTTCCAAGACGATTCAAGACCGCTACAGTGTTCTCTATTCATGGGTCTGCAACGTAAAGAGGGAGTGGAAGCAGGAGGAGGCGAGCCGTTTGATATCAGAAGAACCATTGAGGAGTTTAAACAAACTGTTTACGGTTATATGTTGTGGGTTCATGGGATGGAGGTTAGTGTCAGCCATGTAATGAGAAGAAGCATACCGAGCTTTGTGTTTCCTTGTGGAGTTAGACCTTTGGGTAACTTGAAAAGAACGAGGGATAGCAAAAGCAGTTCAGAGCAAAGAGTTTCTTCTACAGTGAGTTCATCATCTACTATTACTAGTTGTGAAAGAAGAGGTGGGAAGAAGAGAAAGTTGGGAGGTGATGAGACACTCACCGATCAGTTAAGGAACTCAAAACGTGTTGCAGTTTCAGTGCATGTAGAGAATGGTGAAGACGGGAGCCCAAACTCATCTGCTGGATCTATTTGTTCAGCTCCTATGAAAGTAGGAGAGAGTCATCCAGTAGAGAAGATAGACATTCCTCAGGATTCTCATAGTCAAGAAAGTGAGGAGGTTGAAGACAACTTTGGTTTCAGAAATCAAGTTTCAAGTAAAGATGCATTCTCCAAAGGAGCAGTGGAAGTGGAAGAACTCGAAGATGTTCCAATGCAACGGCCCGTGGTGATGCCCAAAGCTTCAGTGCAACTGCGGAAACCGATAATCAAGTTGAACTTCACGTCTCTAAGCATGACCAATGCCAAGAATCTTAGAGCTTGTTGA
- the LOC103827596 gene encoding 60S ribosomal protein L7-2 has protein sequence MAESKVVVPESVLKKRKREEEWALAKKQSTEAAKKTNAANRKLIYKRAEQYAKEYAEKEKELISLKREAKLKGGFYVDPEAKLLFIIRIRGINAIDPKTKKILQLLRLRQIFNGVFLKVNKATMNMLRRVEPYVTYGFPNLKSVKELIYKRGYGKLNHQRVALTDNSIVEQALGKHGIICTEDLIHEILTVGPHFKEANNFLWPFQLKAPLGGLKKKRNHYVEGGDAGNRENFINELIRRMN, from the exons ATGGCGGAATCAAAGGTTGTAGTTCCGGAGTCAGTcctgaagaagaggaagagagaggaGGAGTGGGCTCTAGCGAAGAAGCAGAGCACTGAAGCTGCGAAGAAGACGAACGCCGCCAACAGGAAGCTTATCTACAAAAGGGCCGAGCAGTACGCCAAGGAGTATGCCGAGAAG GAGAAGGAGTTGATCTCTTTGAAACGTGAGGCTAAGTTGAAGGGAGGTTTCTATGTTGACCCTGAAGCTAAGCTCTTGTTCATCATTCGTATCCGTGGTATCAATGCCATTGACCCAAAGACTAAGAAGATTCTTCAGCTCTTGCGTTTGAGACAG ATTTTCAACGGTGTGTTTCTCAAGGTCAACAAGGCTACGATGAACATGCTTCGTCGTGTTGAGCCCTATGTGACTTACGG GTTCCCCAATTTGAAGAGTGTTAAGGAGTTGATCTACAAGAGAGGATACGGAAAGCTTAACCACCAGAGGGTTGCTTTGACTGACAACTCTATTGTTGAGCAG GCTCTAGGTAAACATGGGATCATCTGCACTGAGGATTTGATCCACGAGATTCTAACAGTTGGACCTCATTTCAAGGAGGCCAACAACTTCCTGTGGCCATTCCAGCTTAAGGCACCACTTGGTGGtctaaagaagaagagaaaccaCTACGTTGAAGGTGGTGATGCTGGAAACCGTGAAAACTTCATCAATGAGCTTATCAGGAGGATGAATTAG
- the LOC103827597 gene encoding uncharacterized protein LOC103827597, producing MGEAMIRTIVEAIHSSPTQAVVYLSGGASVALGWLMSVPGASNTLLEAVVPYSRISMVQLLGRVPSQHCSQAMASEMALLAYNRAVKLSKPGFPVIGVGFTGALATSPPKRGDHRFFLSMRASDRIWETSVTLTKNLRSREEEDKVASRVLIQAMAKACQVSGTFDSGLTESEVPDESETQFSEEQELEQLIKGDLCFKVYPFSKQAYGSDQDRKIILPGSFNPLHDGHLKLLEVAMSVCGGGYPCFELSAVNADKPPLSVAQIKDRVKQFEAAGKTVIVSSQPYFYKKAELFPGSSFVIGADTAARLVNPKYYEGSNKRMLEILGDCKRTGCIFLVGGRNVDGVFQVLENIDIPEEIRDMFVSIPEEKFRMDISSTELRKKQGSVDKRKRENAKEDVEQSSK from the exons ATGGGAGAGGCTATGATCCGCACCATCGTCGAAGCGATTCACTCATCGCCGACGCAGGCCGTCGTGTATCTCTCCGGCGGCGCCTCCGTg GCATTAGGTTGGTTGATGTCGGTTCCAGGAGCTTCGAATACGCTTCTAGAAGCCGTGGTTCCGTATTCGAGGATATCTATGGTCCAATTACTCGGCAGG GTTCCGAGTCAACACTGTAGCCAAGCGATGGCGAGCGAGATGGCCTTGTTAGCGTATAACCGTGCGGTTAAGCTTTCTAAACCAG GATTCCCGGTGATTGGTGTGGGTTTTACGGGAGCATTGGCAACTTCTCCTCCAAAGCGTGGTGATCACAG GTTCTTTTTGTCTATGAGGGCATCCGACCGGATCTGGGAAACTTCAGTCACTTTAACAAAG AACCTACGAAGCCGAGAGGAAGAAGATAAGGTGGCAAGCCGTGTGCTGATCCAG GCTATGGCCAAGGCATGCCAAGTTTCTGGGACATTTGACTCTGGCTTAACCGAGTCCGAGGTGCCTGATGAGTCAGAAACCCAGTTTAGTGAAGAACAAGAACTAGAGCAGCTTATTAAAGGAGATTTGTGCTTTAAGGTTTATCCATTTTCTAAGC AAGCATACGGGTCGGATCAAGACAGAAAGATTATACTGCCTGGTTCTTTTAACCCATTACACGATGGTCATCTCAAGCTCTTGGAAGTTGCTATGAG TGTCTGTGGGGGTGGGTACCCATGTTTTGAATTATCCGCAGTAAATGCAGACAAGCCACCGCTTTCAGTTGCACAGATCAAAGATCGTGTCAAACAATTTGAAGCAGCTG GAAAGACGGTAATAGTTTCAAGTCAGCCGTACTTCTACAAGAAAGCTGAACTCTTCCCAGGAAGCAGTTTTGTAATTGGCGCTGACACTGCAGCAAGACTTGTTAAT CCAAAGTACTATGAAGGAAGCAACAAAAGGATGTTGGAGATACTTGGTGATTGCAAGAGAACAGGTTGCATTTTTCTTGTTGGTGGCCGCAATGTCGATGGTGTATTCCAG GTTCTTGAAAATATTGATATTCCAGAGGAAATAAGAGACATGTTTGTCTCAATTCCAGAAGAGAAATTCCGGATGGATATATCCTCTACAGAGCTAAGGAAGAAACAAGGGAGTGTTGATAAGAGGAAACGTGAGAATGCTAAAGAAGATGTTGAACAAAGttctaaatga
- the LOC103827599 gene encoding receptor protein kinase-like protein ZAR1 translates to MLPSLLIFLTLLSNYIPVNTLNDEGFALLTFKQSVHEDPTGALTNWNSSDEDACSWNGVTCKELKVVSLSIPRKNLYGSLPSSLGFLSSLRHLNLRSNRLHGSLPTQLFELQGLQSLVLYGNSFDGSVSDEIGRLKLLQTLDLSQNLFSGSLPSSLLQCNRLRTLDVSRNNFSGALPDGFGSAFVSLEKLDLAFNHFNGSIPSDVGNLSSLQGTADFSHNHFSGLIPPALGDLPEKVYIDLTFNNLSGPIPQTGALMNRGPTAFIGNVGLCGPPLKDLCRGDELGLNASYPFIPSNNRPDDDSDGDSETKQKSSSGLSKTAVVAIVLCDVIGICLVGLLFTYCYSKFCACNRDKDSKKRAAECLCFRRDESETLSENVEHCDIVALDAQVAFNLEELLKASAFVLGKSGIGIVYKVVLENGLTLAVRRLGEGGSQRFKEFQTEVEAIGKLRHPNIASLRAYYWSVDEKLLIYDYVPNGNLATALHGKPGMLSVPPLTWSERLRVAKGIATGLVHLHEFSPKKYVHGDLKPSNILMGQDMEPKISDFGLARLANIAGGSSSPTVQSNRIIQTEERQQQQHHHKSISSEFTAHSSSGSYYQAPETLKTVKPSQKWDVYSYGVILLELIAGRSPVLDVGTSEIDLVRWIQVCIEEKKPLCDVLDPCLAPEVDKEDEIVAVLKVAISCVNTSPEKRPTMRHVSDTLDRLPMAGD, encoded by the exons ATGCTGCCCTCGCTGCTCATCTTCCTCACTCTTCTCTCCAACTACATCCCTGTAAACACCTTAAACGACGAGGGCTTCGCGCTCTTAACGTTTAAACAAAGCGTCCACGAAGATCCCACAG GCGCTCTCACCAATTGGAACTCCTCCGACGAAGACGCTTGTTCATGGAACGGCGTAACTTGCAAAGAACTCAAGGTGGTCTCTCTAAGCATCCCAAGGAAGAACCTTTACGGCTCCCTCCCTTCCTCTCTAGGGTTTCTCTCCAGCCTCCGTCACTTGAACCTCCGCAGCAACAGGCTTCACGGGTCTTTACCTACTCAGCTTTTCGAGCTTCAGGGACTCCAAAGTTTAGTGCTTTACGGCAATTCCTTTGATGGGTCGGTCTCAGACGAGATCGGTCGGCTTAAGCTTCTTCAGACATTGGATTTGTCGCAGAACCTCTTCTCCGGCTCCTTACCGTCTTCGCTTCTGCAATGCAACAGGCTGAGAACGCTTGATGTGAGTAGAAACAACTTCTCTGGGGCTTTACCCGATGGGTTCGGCTCTGCTTTCGTCTCTCTTGAGAAGCTCGACCTCGCTTTCAACCACTTCAACGGCTCCATCCCTAGCGACGTCGGTAACCTCTCGAGCCTACAAGGAACTGCTGACTTCTCTCATAACCACTTCTCTGGGTTAATCCCACCTGCGTTAGGTGATCTCCCTGAGAAGGTTTACATTGATTTAACCTTTAACAACCTCTCCGGTCCGATTCCTCAGACCGGTGCTCTCATGAACAGAGGACCGACGGCGTTTATCGGTAACGTCGGTCTATGTGGTCCGCCGTTGAAGGATCTTTGCAGAGGAGATGAGCTTGGACTCAACGCCTCTTACCCTTTTATCCCAAGCAACAACCGTCCAGATGATGATTCAGATGGAGACTCTGAGACCAAACAGAAGTCCTCAAGTGGGTTAAGCAAAACAGCTGTTGTTGCTATTGTTCTCTGCGATGTTATCGGTATCTGCCTTGTGGGTTTGCTTTTCACTTACTGCTACTCAAAGTTCTGCGCTTGCAATAGAGATAAAGACTCCAAGAAAAGAGCTGCAGAGTGTCTTTGTTTCCGGAGAGACGAGTCTGAAACGCTGTCTGAAAACGTGGAGCATTGTGATATTGTGGCGCTGGATGCTCAGGTGGCGTTTAACCTTGAGGAGCTGTTAAAGGCGTCGGCTTTCGTTCTGGGGAAGAGCGGGATTGGCATTGTGTACAAAGTGGTTTTGGAGAACGGGCTCACGTTGGCTGTTAGGAGATTAGGTGAAGGAGGGTCTCAGAGGTTCAAGGAGTTTCAGACGGAAGTTGAAGCTATAGGGAAGCTAAGACATCCGAACATTGCTAGTCTTCGAGCTTATTATTGGTCTGTTGATGAGAAGCTTCTTATCTATGACTATGTTCCAAACGGTAACCTCGCAACCGCTCTCCACG GCAAGCCAGGGATGTTGAGTGTACCTCCGTTGACATGGTCTGAACGTTTGAGGGTAGCCAAAGGGATAGCGACAGGGCTTGTTCATCTGCACGAGTTCAGTCCCAAGAAGTACGTCCATGGAGATCTCAAGCCCAGCAACATCCTCATGGGACAAGACATGGAACCTAAGATCTCTGATTTCGGACTAGCAAGGTTAGCCAACATAGCTGGAGGTTCATCATCTCCAACGGTACAGTCAAACAGAATCATCCAAACGGAAGAGAGGCAGCAGCAGCAACACCATCACAAGAGCATATCTTCGGAGTTCACTGCTCACTCTTCCTCTGGCTCTTACTATCAGGCACCTGAGACTCTCAAGACGGTCAAACCGTCTCAGAAGTGGGATGTGTACTCTTATGGAGTCATTTTGTTGGAGTTGATAGCGGGTAGGTCTCCGGTGTTGGACGTGGGGACGTCGGAGATAGATCTAGTACGGTGGATACAGGTGTGCATTGAGGAGAAGAAGCCGTTGTGTGATGTTCTTGATCCTTGTTTGGCTCCTGAGGTTGATAAGGAAGACGAGATTGTCGCTGTTCTTAAGGTTGCAATCAGTTGCGTGAACACTAGTCCAGAGAAAAGGCCTACCATGAGGCATGTTTCGGATACTCTCGACAGATTGCCAATGGCTGGAGACTGA
- the LOC103827598 gene encoding auxin-responsive protein IAA32 encodes MDQNTPAEFSHGSSNFHTYYSQTKKGGGGVIDLGLSLRTIQHETYLPSTPMIGLDGYGELIDWSQRPYTQLKSEEPVNQRLAQQYYHDGKEGRGKLAYYVKVNMDGSVVGRKVCVLDQGTYSTLALQLDNMFGMLTVSGLKLFQDESEFSLVYRDREGIWRNVGDVPWKEFVASVNRMRIARRDDALLPY; translated from the exons ATGGACCAAAACACACCTGCAGAATTTTCTCATGGGTCTTCAAACTTTCATACATATTACTCGCAGACCAAGAAGGGTGGTGGTGGCGTAATTGATCTAGGCCTCAGCCTTAGGACCATTCAACATGAAACTTACCTCCCATCTACTCCAA TGATAGGTCTGGACGGGTATGGTGAGCTTATAGACTGGTCGCAACGACCCTATACACAGCTAAAGAGTGAGGAACCAGTAAACCAAAGACTTGCTCAACAATATTACCATGATGGAAAAGAGGGCAGAGGAAAATTGGCTTATTATGTGAAGGTAAATATGGATGGCTCAGTCGTAGGCCGCAAGGTTTGTGTTCTTGATCAAGGAACCTACTCAACCCTTGCTCTTCAGCTTGACAATATGTTCG GGATGCTGACCGTGTCTGGATTGAAGTTGTTCCAGGATGAGTCTGAGTTCTCTTTGGTCTACAGAGACAGAGAAGGTATTTGGAGGAACGTTGGAGATGTTCCATGGAA GGAGTTTGTTGCAAGTGTGAATCGGATGAGAATCGCAAGAAGAGACGATGCTCTTCTTCCCTACTAA